Genomic DNA from Longimicrobiaceae bacterium:
ACGCGGGCGCGGCTATGCGGAGGCGGGGACGTCGGCGAGCATGGCCGCGTAGGTGGGGTAGATGCTGACGCCCTCCACCGGGCTCGCGCCGAAGTGTGCGGCGACCCCGGCCCCGCCCAGGGCGACGCGCGTCTCCGGCGGCGCGGCGGCGCGAAGGTCGCGCAGGAGCGCGGTCAGCTCGGCGGCGGGGCGGCCGAGGACGACCGAGGTGCAGAGCACGGCGGGGCGGCGCGCGGCGAGCACGGCGCGCAGGTCGCCCAAGGGCACGCTCACGCCCAGGTACACCAGCCGCCACCCGCGCGCGGCCAGGTGCAGCGCGGCGGCCATGAGCCCGAGCTCGTGCGGCTCGCCGGGTATGCCGGCGCACACCGCCTCCGGGCCGGTGGCGGCCAGGGCGTCCAGGCCCTCCATCATCCGCAGCATCTTCTCGCGCACGAACGCCGAGGCGAAGTGCTCCTGGGCCACGCTCGCCTTGCCGCGCTCCCACAGCGCGCCCAGGTCGCGCATGAGCGGCAGCAGCACGTCGTCCAGCTTGCGCATGGGCGAGACAAGCGACAGGCGGTCGTACGCGGCCACGGCGGCGGGCCGGTCCAGCGCCAGGAGGGCGGCGAAGAGCTGCTCGCGGCCGTGCGCGAGATCCAGGGCGCTGGCGGCGTCCACGGGAAAGAGCGCGGGCGACGAGCGGCGCACCGCCTCCACCGCCTCGCCCACCTTGAGGCCGCCGTCCACCAGCGCCTTGATGCGCGACAGCATGGACACGTCCTGCTCGGTGTACAGGCGGTAGCCCTTGGCGGTGCGGTCGGGCGCGATCAGGTGGTAGCGCCGCTCCCACGCGCGCAGGGTGGCGGGCGGGATGCCGGTGAGGCGCGCCACGCTCTGGATCCGGTACGTCATGCGCCCGGTCAGGTCCAGCGTGATGCTGGCAGGGCTAGCTCGCTTGGGCATGTGTCCCCGGGAGCCCGCGCAAGAGCGGCGTGGTGCTCCCCGTCATGGGTTCGCAGTGTGAGTCCCGACAGCTACGGCCTCGCA
This window encodes:
- a CDS encoding MerR family transcriptional regulator — translated: MPKRASPASITLDLTGRMTYRIQSVARLTGIPPATLRAWERRYHLIAPDRTAKGYRLYTEQDVSMLSRIKALVDGGLKVGEAVEAVRRSSPALFPVDAASALDLAHGREQLFAALLALDRPAAVAAYDRLSLVSPMRKLDDVLLPLMRDLGALWERGKASVAQEHFASAFVREKMLRMMEGLDALAATGPEAVCAGIPGEPHELGLMAAALHLAARGWRLVYLGVSVPLGDLRAVLAARRPAVLCTSVVLGRPAAELTALLRDLRAAAPPETRVALGGAGVAAHFGASPVEGVSIYPTYAAMLADVPASA